GCCGTCATCGAGCTCGTGATGGAGCCCGTCTCCGGCCGTCAGGCCGTCGTGGCCGAGGCCGAGCGCGCCGCCGCGTCCGCCCCGGCGCAGGAGACCGCCCCGGTCCAGGAGTCGACCCCGGTCGAGGCCGTGGACCCGGCCGCCACCGAGGACGTCACGGTGGAGGAGTCCCGCGAGGCCGCCGCCGAGATCCCGGCCGCGCAGCCCACCAACGAGGACGGCTCCGCCCCCGAGGGCGCGTCCATCAAGGGCAACACCAGCTCGAAGAAGTACCACGTGCCCGGCTCGCGCTGGTACGACCAGACGACCGCCGAGGTTTGGTTCTCCACCGTCGAGGAGGCCAAGGCCGCGGGCTTCGAGCCCGCCGGCGGCGAGGCCGCCCAGAGGATCGCCGAGTGATCCGACGCCCGGCCGCCACGGCGGCCGGGCCGACGCGAGCGGGCCGTCATCCCACGGGGTGGCGGCCCGCTCGCGTGCGTGCGGGCGCGACGGGCACCTGGCCGGGCGGCTCCTACGATGGGGGACATGCCCGATTCCGCCGCCGACGTCCGCATCCGCCTCGACCTCGCCTACGACGGCGCCGGGTTCCGCGGCTGGGCCGCGCAGCCCGGTCTGCCGACGGTCCAGGGCGCGCTCGAGGAGGCACTCGAGCGGATCGTGCGGCGCCCGGTGCGCACGGTCGTGGCGGGGCGCACCGACGCCGGCGTCCACGCGCGCGGGCAGGTGGTGCACGCGGACCTCACGGCGGGGGAGTGGGAGGCGCTCGCCCGCGGGCGGGCCGGCGTCGACCCGGCCGAGGCCCTGCTGCGCCGGCTGGGCGGCGTGCTGGGGCCGTGGGACGGCGCCGTCGTCGTGCACGGGGTGCGGCGGGCCCCGGACGGGTTCGACGCCCGGTTCGGCGCCCTCTGGCGGGCCTACGAGTACCGGATCAGCGACCGTCCGCAGACCCGTGACCCGCTCACCCGGCACGGCGTCCACTGGCACGGGTCCCCGGTCGACGTGGTCCTCATGCAGGCCGAGGCCGACGTCCTCCTGGGCCTGCACGACTTCCTGTCCTTCTGCCGCCCTCGCGAGGGCGCGACCACGGTGCGGGAGGTCCTCGACGCGCGGGTCGAGCGCGGACCGGAGGGGCTCGTGACGGTGCGGCTGCGGGCGGACGCGTTCTGCCACTCCATGGTCCGGTCGATCGTGGGCGCGCTCCTGCAGGTGGGGGAGGGGCGACGGCCGCCGGGGTGGACGGCGGGGCGGCTGGCGGTCCCCGCGCGCGACTCGGAGGTGCGCCTCGCGCCGGCCCGCGGCCTCACGCTCGTGGAGGTCGCGTACCCGGAGGACCCCCGGGACCTGGCGGCCCGGGCCGAGGGGACCCGTGCCCGGCGTCCCGCCCTCGACGCCGGCTCCTGAGACCCCCCCCGTCCGTTTTGGACCGACATGGGCGGAGCCGGTAGCATGGGCGGACGTTGCGCATGCCCGCACCCGGATGCGTCGTGCCGCGAGTGGCTCAGTTGCATGGCCGTCATCTCGCGCCGCACCCCCGGGGCTCTCGGGCCCGGACGCCTTCCAGCCCTCACCTGGGGGACCGGCGCGCACGGAGAACTGAACAGCACGCCCCCGTCGGACTCACGCCCCGGCGTCGGCGGCTGTGACCGAACCGACCCTGAAGGCAGACAACGTGCGTACGTACACTCCCAAGCCTGGTGACGCCGACCGCCAGTGGCACATCATCGATGCCACGGACATCGTCCTCGGCCGCCTCGCCACCCACACCGCCACGCTCCTGCGCGGCAAGCACAAGCCGACGTTCGCCCCCCACATGGACATGGGCGACTACGTCATCATCGTGAACGCCGAGAAGGTGGCCCTCACCGGCTCCAAGCTCGAGAAGAAGCGCGCCTACCGCCACTCGGGGTACCCGGGCGGCCTGAAGTCCGAGTCCTACGCGGAGCTCCTCGAGAAGAACCCGGTCCGCGCCGTGGAGAAGGCCGTCAAGGGCATGCTCCCGAAGAACTCGCTGGCTGCCCAGCAGATGACCAAGCTGAAGGTGTACCGCGGTGCCGAGCACCCGCACGCCGCCCAGCAGCCCGCCACCTTCGAGATCGGCCAGGTCGCCCAGTGACCCTCGCGGTCGCCTGAGCAGACCTCTTCCAAGGAGAATCATGAGCATCAACCAGAACGACGACGTGGAGCTGACGAGCTACACCTCCGAGTCCTCCTCCGCCGCCGCCGACGCCCCCGCCGTCTCCGAGCGCCCGGCCCTGACCGTCCCCGGCTCCGCCGTGGGTCGCCGCAAGGAGGCCGTGGCCCGCGTGCGCCTCGTCCCCGGCTCCGGCCAGTGGACCCTCAACGGCCGCACCCTGGAGAACTACTTCCCCAACAAGCTGCACCAGCAGGAGGTCAACGACCCCTTCACCCTGCTGGAGCTCAACGGCGCGTACGACGTGATCGCCCGCATCCACGGCGGTGGCCCCTCCGGCCAGGCCGGCGCGCTGCGCCTGGGCATCTCCCGCGCGCTCAACGAGATCGATCGCGAGCACAACCGTCCCGCCCTCAAGAAGGCCGGCTTCCTCACCCGCGACGCCCGCGTCATCGAGCGCAAGAAGGCCGGCCTCAAGAAGGCCCGCAAGGCCTCGCAGTTCTCGAAGCGCTGATCCGCTCCGACGCCGGTCGGACCGCCTCCTGGGCGGCGCCCGTCCGTCGTCGCCCCCGTGGCCGGTCGCCCCTCTCCGGGGCGGCCGGCCACGGCCGTGTCCGGCGGTAGGATCGGAGGCGTCCGGACGACGTGGTCCGGGACGCAGACGACGAGGAGCCCCGATGGCGGAGAAGACCCCCGACGCCCCCCTGCCCGAGCACGAGCTGGAGGCCCCCGGCGAGGACCATCCCTTCGCGGTCACCCATGACTACGCCGCCGAGGTGGACGAGATCCGCGAGCTCGGGCGGACGCTGGGCGGGGACAGGGCGCTGCCGACCCCCGACCCGCAGGCCTGGCGTGAGGGGTACCCGTACAAGACGAAGCTCAGCCGCAAGAGCTACGAGCGCCGCAAGCGCGAGCTGCAGATCGAGCTGCTGAAGATGCAGCTGTGGGTCAAGGAGACCGGCCAGAAGGTGCTGATCATCTTCGAGGGCCGTGACGCCGCCGGCAAGGGCGGGGCCATCAAGCGCTTCAACGAGCACCTCAACCCCCGCGGTGCCCGGACCGTCGCCCTTGAGAAGCCGACGGACGCCGAGGCGTCCCAGTGGTACTTCCAGCGGTACATCCAGCACCTGCCCTCCGGCGGCGAGATCGTGATGTTCGACCGCTCCTGGTACAACCGCGCCGGCGTCGAGCGCGTCATGGGCTACTGCACGCCCCAGCAGTACCTCGAGTTCATGCGGGAGACCCCGGAGCTGGAGCGGATGCTCGTGAACTCCGGCACCCACATCATCAAGTTCTGGTTCTCCGTCTCCAGGAACGAGCAGCTGAACCGCTTCGCCGCGCGCGAGACCGACCCGGTGCGCCGCTGGAAGCTCTCGCCCACGGACCTGGCCTCCCTGGACAAGTGGGACGACTACACGAACGCCAAGGAGGCCATGTTCTTCTACACCCACACGGCCGACGCGCCGTGGACCGTGGTCAAGTCGAACGACAAGAAGCGGGCCCGCCTCGAGGCGATGCGCCACGTCCTGCACACCCTGCCGTACCCGAACAGGGACGAGCGGATCGTGCACGCCCCGGACCCGCGGATCTGCGCCCCGGCCGACGTGCTCTCCGAGGTGGACGAGTCCGCCGGCGGCTCCTTCCCGCGCGTGCGCTGAGCCGCGGGGGCCGACCGCCGGCCCACCCGACGACGGCGCCCCTCCCCGCGCGGGGAGGGGCGCCGTCGTCGTCCTGCCGGGCGGGCCGCGCTCAGCCGCCGGTGCGGCTGCGGTACTCCTTGTAGTTCTCGGTGTCGATCTCCGAGTCGTCGAAGAGGTTGTCCGCGCCGAAGCCCTCGGTCACGTGGTACTCGCCGGACTCGAGGGAGAGGCGGACGTCCTCGCGCAGCACGGGCAGCTTCGAGTAGAAGGCGTCGCCGCAGCAGCTCGTCTTCACGATGTCGCGGTGGCCGATGATGCGCGACGGCGGCAGCTCGTACTGCTGGCAGATGTAGGAGGCCAGCTTCACGAGCCCGGCGTAGAGGCTCTGCGGGGGCGGGTTGAGCATGTAGAAGCCCTCGCACTCGATCCCCAGGGCGTACGCGTTGAAGCCCAGGGCGTGCACGCCGAGCATGAAGTCCTGGCCGCCGTTCAGCGTGAACAGGGAGCCGTGGCGGCCCTCCAGCGGATAGCCGCCCCGCGACATCGTGAAGTGCTGGCCGGAGTCGCCCCATCCCTGGTTGATGTGCTGGCTCTGGACGCGCTGGGCGATGTCCACCGCGGCCTGACGGGAGCCGTCCGTGACGTTCGGGGTGGCCGTGTGGTGGATGACCAGGTACGAGGGACGCTCGTACAGCGTCTGCTGGTGGCCCTCGGGGATGCGCGCACCCCAGTCGATCGTGGAGAGGATCTCGGGCGCCTCCAGGCGGGGGGCCGCCGCGGTGGCCCCGTCCTCCTGGCCGGTGGCCGGGGCCGCGGACCCGTCGCCGTCGGCGCAGCCGGACACGACGCCGGCGATGGCGAGGCCGGCGCCGCCGAGCACGGCGCGGCGGGGCCACCGCGAGGAGGGGATCGGATGATCGGGCATGCAGGGGGTCCTTCAGATCGGAGCCGCGGGCGCGGCCCGCGAGGTGGTGACGGGACCGGCGGACGGTCGTCACCGGGGTGATCCTACCGGTCCCGATACGGGATCGTGACCTCCGGGGGCGGCCCTCCGGCCGTGGCGCCGGTACCGGAGCGGGGTGCGGATCGTAGACTCGGGCACCATGTCGAGATTGTTCGGAACCGATGGCGTCCGTGGCCTGGCCAACGAGACCCTCACAGTGGAGTTGTCCGTCCAGCTGGCCCAGGCGGCCGCGCCGGTGCTGGGGGCGGACGCGTTCGCCGCCGGCCGCCGGCCCGTGGCCGTGGTGGCGCGCGACCCCCGCATCAGCGGCCAGTTCATCAGCGCGGCCGTGCTGGCAGGGCTCGCGTCCTCGGGCGTGGACGTCTGGGACGCCGGCGTGCTCCCCACCCCGGCCGCGGCCTTCCTGGTGGGCGACCTCGGCGCGGACTTCGGCGTCATGATCTCGGCCTCCCACAACCCGGCGCCGGACAACGGCATCAAGTTCCTCGCCCGCGGCGGGCAGAAGCTCACCGACGAGCAGGAGGACGAGATCATCCAGCACCTGGAGGTGGAGCACCCGTTGCGCCCCACCGGCGCCGACGTGGGCCGTGTGCGCGTCTTCTCCGACGCGGAGGACCGCTACGTGGTGCACCTGCTGCAGACGCTGCCGCACCGCCTGGACGGGCTCACCGTGGTGCTGGACTGCGCGCACGGCGCGGCCTCCGGCTGCTCCCCGGACGCGTTCCGCGACGCCGGGGCCTCCGTGGTGGTCATCGGCGCGGAGCCGGACGGGCTGAACATCAACGAGGGCTGCGGCTCCACGCACCTGGAGCGCCTCCAGGAGGCCGTGCGTGCGCACGGGGCGGACCTCGGGATCGCCCACGACGGCGACGCCGACCGCTGCCTCGCGGTGGACGAGAACGGCGACGTCGTGGACGGGGACCAGATCATGGGGATCATGGCCCTGGCGCTCAAGGACCGCGGCGAGCTGCGCGACGACACCCTCGTGGTGACCGTCATGTCCAACCTCGGCCTGAAGCTCGCGATGCAGCGGGAGGGCGTCCGGCTGATGGAGACGCAGGTGGGCGACCGCTACGTCCTGGCCGGCATGAAGCTCGGCGACTACTCGCTCGGCGGCGAGCAGTCCGGCCATGTGATCTTCGCGGACCACGCCACCACCGGCGACGGCGTCCTGACCGGCCTGCAGCTGGCCGCCCGGGTGGCGCAGACCGGGACGCCCCTGTCGGGGCTCGCGGGCGTCATGGAGCGCCTGCCCCAGGTGCTGGTCAACGTGCGCGGCGTGGACAAGTCCCGCGCGGGGGAGGACGCCCAGGTGCAGGCCGCCGTGCTCCTGGCCGAGCAGCGGCTCGGGGAGACCGGGCGGGTGCTGCTGCGTCCCTCCGGCACCGAGCCCGTGGTGCGCGTAATGGTCGAGGCCCCGGACGAGGAGACGGCCCGTCGCGAGGCGGAGTCCCTGGCCGAGGTGGTCCAGCGCGAGCTGCGCCTGCACGACTGAGCCCGCCGGTCGAGCCCGCCGTGACCTCCTCCCCGCCTCCGCCTCCGCGGCCGCGCCGCTGGCCGCTGCTGGCCGCGCTCGCGGCCGCGATGGCGGCGCTCTGGATCCTCGCCCTGCTCGCGGTCCAGGCACCCACGTGCGAGCGGGACGGGTCGGTCGTGGACTGGCTGCCCTGCCTGGCCCAGGAGGAGGGCGGTCCGCGCTCGGGCTGAGCGCCCGGACGGACGACGGGCCCCGGTCCGCCTCGTGAGCAGGCGGGCCGGGGCCCGGGGGTGTGCGGGAGAGGGATCAGACGCGGGGGTCGGTGCCCGGGAGCGGGGCGCCGCCGCCGCGCTGGGCGGAGAGCAGGTCGCGGATCTCGGTCAGGAGCGCGACGTCCTCGGGGGTCTCCTCCGCCGTGGGGTCGATGCCGAGGCGGCGGTTGCGGCGCTCGATCATCGTGTTCATCGGCGCCACGATGAGGAAGTAGATCGCTGCGGCGACCAGGAGGAAGTTCACCAGCGCGGTGAGGACGACGCCGAACCTGATGTCGTTGCCGTTGAGGGTGACCAGACCGAACGAATCGACGTTCGGGGACTGGAACAGAGCGGAGATGAGCGGCATGATCACGGCCTCGACGAGCGCGGTGACGATCTTGCCGAAGGCGGCGCCGATGACCACGGCCACGGCCAGGTCGACGACGTTGCCCTTCATGATGAAGTCCTTGAATCCCTGAAGTATCGGACCAGTCCAGGTCCGGCAGAGGTTGACGCGGGCAGGAAGAGGCGTCTCCGACGTGTGATGTCCGCCACGCCCCCCCTGTCGGTCCGGAGCTCCGGTCACACCTTGCGCAGCAGCACGCGCGTGACCTCGTGCTGCTGGTTCTTCGTCAGCACGAGGCGCGCGCGGCTGCGCGTCGGCTGGACGTTCTGGACCAGGTTCGGTCCGTTGATGGCGTCCCAGATGGACTCGGCGGTGGCATGCGCCTCCGCGTCGGAGAGGCCGGCGTACCGGTGGAAGTAGGCCCCGGGGTCCTGGAACGCGCCCGAGCGCAGCCCCATGAACCGCTCCACGTACCACTGCCGGATCCAGTCGGCGCGGGCGTCCACGTACACGGAGAAGTCGAAGAAGTCGGAGACGGACAGCCCCGCCGTCCCGTCGGCCCGCACCCGCGGCGGGGCGAGGACGTTCAGGCCCTCCACGATCAGCACGTCGGGCCGGTGCACGGTCTGCCGCTCGCCCGCCACGATGTCGTAGGTGACATGGGAGTAGACGGGGGCGCTGACCTCGGGGACGCCGGACTTCACGTCCGCCATGAAGCGCAGCAGGGCGCGCCGGTCGTACGACTCGGGGAACCCCTTGCGGTCCATGATCCCGCGGGCGCGCAGCTCCGCGTTGGGATGCAGGAACCCGTCGGTGGTGATCAGCTCCACGCGGGGGGTGGACGGCCAGCGCCGCAGCATCTCCTGGAGCACGCGGGCGGTGGTGGACTTGCCCACCGCCACGGAGCCGGCCACGCCGATCACATAGGGGGTGCGCCCGGTGCGCTCGCCGAGGAAGTCGTTCGTGGCCCGGCGCAGGGCGCCCGAGGCCTCCACGTGGATCCCCAGGAGCCGGGACAGGGGCAGGTACACCTCGGCCACCTCGCGCAGGGACAGGGTCTCGCCGAGTCCCCGCAGCCGCTCCACGTCCGCCTGGTCGAACGGCTGGTCCAGCTGGTCCGCCAGCCGGGCCCACGTGGCGCGGTCCAGCTCCACGAAGGGCGAGGGGTGGGACTCGCCGACGCGGACGGCGGGGGCGGCGGCGCCTGGGAGTGCGGTGTCCATCACGGTTTCATCATGTCAGCATCGGCCCGAGCGCGGCGCATCGTCGTCGCGGGGGCGGTGCGTGACGCGTCCTCGTAGGATCGCGGTCATGCGTGTCCTCGTCACCGGCGGTGCCGGCTACCTCGGGTCCCACACCGTGACCACCCTGCTGGACGCCGGGCACTCCGTCCTGGTGCTGGACAGCCTCGTCTCCTCCTCCGAGGAGCCGCTGCGACGGGCCGCGCGGGTGTGCGGGGCGGAGCTCGGCGGGGACCGGCTCGACCTCGTGCGCGCCGACGTCCGCCGTCCCGCCGAGTACCGGGAGCGGGTGCTCGCGTGGCGCCCGGACGCCGTCGTGCACTTCGCGGGGCTGAAGTCCCCCACGGAGTCGCTCGCCGACCCGGGGGAGTACTACGCGGTCAACGTGGGCGGCACCGCGGAGCTCGCCCGGGTCACGGCCGACGCCGGCGTTCGGGTCCTGCTGTTCTCCTCCTCCGCCACGGTGTACGGGGACGACGCGCCCGTGCCCGTGGACGAGGACGCCCCGCTGGCGCCCGTGAGCCCCTACGGCCGGTCCAAGGCGATGGCCGAGCAGGTCCTCGCCGACGCCCATGCGGCCGCGCCGGCGCAGACCGTGGCCGTGCTGCGGTACTTCAACCCGGTCGGCGCGCACCCCTCCGGGCTGCTCGGCGAGGATCCGCTGGGGACCCCGGCGAACCTCATGCCGTTCGTCTCCCGCGTGGCGTCGGGGCAGTACGAGCAGCTGCAGGTCTTCGGCGCGGACTTCCCCACGCGGGACGGCAGCGCCGTGCGGGACTTCATCCACGTGATGGACCTGGCGGAGGCGCACGTGGCCGTGCTCGAGTGGATGGCCGCGCGGCCGGCCGGGGAGGCGGGCCTGCGCGTGTGGAACATCGGCCGCGGCGAGGGCGTGACCGTGTTCGAGATGGTCCGGGCCTTCGAGCAGGTCACCGGCCGGCGGGTGCCCCACCGCGTGGTGGGGCGCCGTCCCGGGGACATCGCCGAGTCCTGCGCGGACGTCGCCGCGATCGGCCGGGACGTCGGCTGGCGGGCCCGGCGGGACGTGACAGACATGGTCCGGGACCTGTGGGCCTGGCAGGCGGCCAACCCCGCCGGCTACCGCTGACCGCGCGTCGAGGACGAGCGGCGGATCCCCGGGAGCCGCGCCGTCGGTCGAGGTCCCCGGTGACCCGGTATCCTCGCTCCCATGTGTGGAATCGTCGGATACATCGGCCACCCGTCCGCGAGCCGTGAGCACGATGCTCTCGAGGTGCTCATGGAGGGCCTGCGCCGCCTGGAATACCGCGGGTACGACTCCGCGGGCGTCGCTGTCGTCGCGGACGGCGAGCTGCACCACCGGAAGAAGGCGGGCAAGCTGGCCAACCTGGCGGCCGAGCTCGAGGAGCGCCCCGTGCCCTCCGCGCAGGTGGGCATCGGCCACACCCGCTGGGCCACCCACGGCGGCCCCACGGACCTGAACGCCCACCCGCACACGGCGGACGAGGGTCGGCTGGCGATCATCCACAACGGGATCATCGAGAACTACGCCGAGCTGCGCGAGGAGCTGCTGGCCAAGGGCGTCGAGTTCCGCTCGGAGACGGACACCGAGGTGGCCGCCCACCTGCTGGCGGACGTCTACCGCACCGACGGCGAGCAGGACCTGACGCGCTCCCTGCAGCTGGCCTCGCGCCGCCTCGAGGGCGCCTTCACCATCCTCGCGGTGCACGTGGACCACCCCGACCGCGTGGTGGCCTCCCGCCGCAACTCCCCGCTCGTGGTGGGCGTGGGCGACGGTGAGAACTTCCTCGGCTCCGACGTCTCCGGCTTCATCGACTTCACCAAGGAGGCGATCGAGCTCGAGCAGGACCAGGTGGTGACCATCACGGCGGACTCGATCGAGATCACCGACTTCCAGGGCGAGGCGGCCGAGGGCAAGGCCTTCACCGT
This Micrococcus flavus DNA region includes the following protein-coding sequences:
- the mscL gene encoding large conductance mechanosensitive channel protein MscL encodes the protein MLQGFKDFIMKGNVVDLAVAVVIGAAFGKIVTALVEAVIMPLISALFQSPNVDSFGLVTLNGNDIRFGVVLTALVNFLLVAAAIYFLIVAPMNTMIERRNRRLGIDPTAEETPEDVALLTEIRDLLSAQRGGGAPLPGTDPRV
- the ppk2 gene encoding polyphosphate kinase 2, encoding MAEKTPDAPLPEHELEAPGEDHPFAVTHDYAAEVDEIRELGRTLGGDRALPTPDPQAWREGYPYKTKLSRKSYERRKRELQIELLKMQLWVKETGQKVLIIFEGRDAAGKGGAIKRFNEHLNPRGARTVALEKPTDAEASQWYFQRYIQHLPSGGEIVMFDRSWYNRAGVERVMGYCTPQQYLEFMRETPELERMLVNSGTHIIKFWFSVSRNEQLNRFAARETDPVRRWKLSPTDLASLDKWDDYTNAKEAMFFYTHTADAPWTVVKSNDKKRARLEAMRHVLHTLPYPNRDERIVHAPDPRICAPADVLSEVDESAGGSFPRVR
- the truA gene encoding tRNA pseudouridine(38-40) synthase TruA, which produces MPDSAADVRIRLDLAYDGAGFRGWAAQPGLPTVQGALEEALERIVRRPVRTVVAGRTDAGVHARGQVVHADLTAGEWEALARGRAGVDPAEALLRRLGGVLGPWDGAVVVHGVRRAPDGFDARFGALWRAYEYRISDRPQTRDPLTRHGVHWHGSPVDVVLMQAEADVLLGLHDFLSFCRPREGATTVREVLDARVERGPEGLVTVRLRADAFCHSMVRSIVGALLQVGEGRRPPGWTAGRLAVPARDSEVRLAPARGLTLVEVAYPEDPRDLAARAEGTRARRPALDAGS
- the rplQ gene encoding 50S ribosomal protein L17, sunset domain variant; translation: MPTPTKGPRLGGSPAHERIMLANMSAQLFEHKSITTTLTRAKRLRPHAERLITIAKKGDLPARRKVQGIIAAKSRTNKSIVHELFTVIAPAMAHRNGGYTRITKIGNRQGDNAPMAVIELVMEPVSGRQAVVAEAERAAASAPAQETAPVQESTPVEAVDPAATEDVTVEESREAAAEIPAAQPTNEDGSAPEGASIKGNTSSKKYHVPGSRWYDQTTAEVWFSTVEEAKAAGFEPAGGEAAQRIAE
- the glmM gene encoding phosphoglucosamine mutase — translated: MSRLFGTDGVRGLANETLTVELSVQLAQAAAPVLGADAFAAGRRPVAVVARDPRISGQFISAAVLAGLASSGVDVWDAGVLPTPAAAFLVGDLGADFGVMISASHNPAPDNGIKFLARGGQKLTDEQEDEIIQHLEVEHPLRPTGADVGRVRVFSDAEDRYVVHLLQTLPHRLDGLTVVLDCAHGAASGCSPDAFRDAGASVVVIGAEPDGLNINEGCGSTHLERLQEAVRAHGADLGIAHDGDADRCLAVDENGDVVDGDQIMGIMALALKDRGELRDDTLVVTVMSNLGLKLAMQREGVRLMETQVGDRYVLAGMKLGDYSLGGEQSGHVIFADHATTGDGVLTGLQLAARVAQTGTPLSGLAGVMERLPQVLVNVRGVDKSRAGEDAQVQAAVLLAEQRLGETGRVLLRPSGTEPVVRVMVEAPDEETARREAESLAEVVQRELRLHD
- the galE gene encoding UDP-glucose 4-epimerase GalE — encoded protein: MRVLVTGGAGYLGSHTVTTLLDAGHSVLVLDSLVSSSEEPLRRAARVCGAELGGDRLDLVRADVRRPAEYRERVLAWRPDAVVHFAGLKSPTESLADPGEYYAVNVGGTAELARVTADAGVRVLLFSSSATVYGDDAPVPVDEDAPLAPVSPYGRSKAMAEQVLADAHAAAPAQTVAVLRYFNPVGAHPSGLLGEDPLGTPANLMPFVSRVASGQYEQLQVFGADFPTRDGSAVRDFIHVMDLAEAHVAVLEWMAARPAGEAGLRVWNIGRGEGVTVFEMVRAFEQVTGRRVPHRVVGRRPGDIAESCADVAAIGRDVGWRARRDVTDMVRDLWAWQAANPAGYR
- the coaA gene encoding type I pantothenate kinase — its product is MDTALPGAAAPAVRVGESHPSPFVELDRATWARLADQLDQPFDQADVERLRGLGETLSLREVAEVYLPLSRLLGIHVEASGALRRATNDFLGERTGRTPYVIGVAGSVAVGKSTTARVLQEMLRRWPSTPRVELITTDGFLHPNAELRARGIMDRKGFPESYDRRALLRFMADVKSGVPEVSAPVYSHVTYDIVAGERQTVHRPDVLIVEGLNVLAPPRVRADGTAGLSVSDFFDFSVYVDARADWIRQWYVERFMGLRSGAFQDPGAYFHRYAGLSDAEAHATAESIWDAINGPNLVQNVQPTRSRARLVLTKNQQHEVTRVLLRKV
- a CDS encoding peptidoglycan recognition protein family protein, giving the protein MPDHPIPSSRWPRRAVLGGAGLAIAGVVSGCADGDGSAAPATGQEDGATAAAPRLEAPEILSTIDWGARIPEGHQQTLYERPSYLVIHHTATPNVTDGSRQAAVDIAQRVQSQHINQGWGDSGQHFTMSRGGYPLEGRHGSLFTLNGGQDFMLGVHALGFNAYALGIECEGFYMLNPPPQSLYAGLVKLASYICQQYELPPSRIIGHRDIVKTSCCGDAFYSKLPVLREDVRLSLESGEYHVTEGFGADNLFDDSEIDTENYKEYRSRTGG
- the rpsI gene encoding 30S ribosomal protein S9, with protein sequence MSINQNDDVELTSYTSESSSAAADAPAVSERPALTVPGSAVGRRKEAVARVRLVPGSGQWTLNGRTLENYFPNKLHQQEVNDPFTLLELNGAYDVIARIHGGGPSGQAGALRLGISRALNEIDREHNRPALKKAGFLTRDARVIERKKAGLKKARKASQFSKR
- the rplM gene encoding 50S ribosomal protein L13, whose translation is MRTYTPKPGDADRQWHIIDATDIVLGRLATHTATLLRGKHKPTFAPHMDMGDYVIIVNAEKVALTGSKLEKKRAYRHSGYPGGLKSESYAELLEKNPVRAVEKAVKGMLPKNSLAAQQMTKLKVYRGAEHPHAAQQPATFEIGQVAQ